One genomic segment of Clavelina lepadiformis chromosome 3, kaClaLepa1.1, whole genome shotgun sequence includes these proteins:
- the LOC143449569 gene encoding 4-galactosyl-N-acetylglucosaminide 3-alpha-L-fucosyltransferase FUT6-like yields the protein MVDRTVLSKILIVLIVLVTSSTYLCYNFLSTITFNTFSKSHQVLLRWPKRLTSSTNQYEPFNDIQIPATTKTASNQGTSTDVDLIKIRANLSQKLDEVLQNSTQQRFSIIIWEPPFGAKSTIHLDQSKCGACDVSYDQGKVHDPMTKAVVFHFNELRLNKMPHTRRLDQYYVWWSMEGPPALRELRGMKLSEYDNVFNLTMTYRRDSDIYNPYSTAADVLLNIQSSGSGDPDKDLDQLISKKKAMVIWMVSNCGATKGAQTRMKLVQDLINAGLPVDRRGGCFPKNKPAPRGQQLEIISEFKFYFAFENSYHCLDYITEKLSFNAFGGGAVPVVFGAKKSDYQAVVPPNSCIYVDDFANLQNLVNYLKYLDKNVTAYKEYMKWRTMKPEEMPNYGRSTSLCQLCRVLHGINVDNLFNPFYSERYSSIPLFGHPSTPRVVTSLREWFYGTLSKNCLANY from the exons aattttcttTCTACCATAACCTTCAATACTTTTTCGAAATCACATCAAGTCTTGCTACGTTGGCCGAAGAGATTAACGTCGTCCACTAACCAATACGAGCCGTTCAATGATATTCAAATTCcagcaacaacaaaaactgcatCGAACCAAGGAACAAGCACTGACGTCGATTTAATAAAGATTCGTGCCAATCTCTCACAAAAACTTGatgaagttttgcaaaattctACCCAACAG CGGTTTAGCATCATCATTTGGGAACCACCATTCGGAGCTAAATCAACAATTCATCTTGATCAATCCAAATGTGGGGCATGTGACGTTTCATATGATCAAGGAAAA GTGCACGATCCAATGACAAAAGCTGTAGTTTTCCACTTCAATGAACTGCGGTTAAATAAAATGCCACATACAAG ACGCTTGGACCAGTATTACGTGTGGTGGTCCATGGAAGGTCCCCCGGCACTACGAGAATTGAGAGGAATGAAACTATCAGAATATgacaatgttttcaatcttacTATGACGTACAG GCGAGATTCTGACATATACAACCCCTACTCAACTGCAGCTGACGTTTTGCTAAATATACAATCAAGCGGGTCAGGAGATCCGGATAAAGATCTTGATCAACTGATATCAAAAAAGAAGGCAATGGTCATTTGGATGGTTTCAAACTGTGGTGCTACCAAAGGGGCCCAAACCAGGATGAAACTGGTTCAGGATTTGATAAATGCTGGGCTGCCAGTTGATCGACGAGGAGGttgttttccaaaaaacaAACCAGCACCTCGAGGGCAGCAGCTTGAAATTATCAGCGAATTCAAGTTCTACTTCGCTTTTGAAAACAGCTATCACTGTCTTGATTACATCACTGAAAAACTATCTTTTAATGCTTTCGGAGGAGGAGCTGTTCCAGTCGTCTTTGGAGCTAAGAAATCAGATTACCAAGCTGTTGTACCACCAAATTCATGTATTTATGTGGACgattttgcaaatttgcaGAATTTAGTAAATTACCTAAAATATTtagataaaaatgtgacagcCTATAAAGAATACATGAAATGGAGAACAATGAAACCCGAAGAAATGCCTAATTATGGTAGAAGCACCAGTTTATGTCAATTATGTCGTGTTTTACACGGAATCAATGTAGACAATTTATTTAATCCGTTCTATTCGGAAAGGTATTCTTCCATACCTTTGTTTGGACATCCATCGACACCACGTGTTGTGACTTCTTTAAGGGAGTGGTTTTACGGAACACTTAGCAAGAATTGTCTTGCGAATTATTAA